The following proteins are encoded in a genomic region of Coffea eugenioides isolate CCC68of chromosome 6, Ceug_1.0, whole genome shotgun sequence:
- the LOC113776523 gene encoding tubulin beta-5 chain gives MREILHVQGGQCGNQIGSKFWEVVCDEHGIDPTGRYVGTSDLQLERVNVYYNEASCGRFVPRAVLMDLEPGTMDSVRTGPYGQIFRPDNFVFGQSGAGNNWAKGHYTEGAELIDSVLDVVRKEAENCDCLQGFQVCHSLGGGTGSGMGTLLISKIREEYPDRMMLTFSVFPSPKVSDTVVEPYNATLSVHQLVENADECMVLDNEALYDICFRTLKLTTPSFGDLNHLISATMSGVTCCLRFPGQLNSDLRKLAVNLIPFPRLHFFMVGFAPLTSRGSQQYRALTVPELTQQMWDAKNMMCAADPRHGRYLTASAMFRGKMSTKEVDEQMINVQNKNSSYFVEWIPNNVKSSVCDIPPRGLTMASTFIGNSTSIQEMFRRVSEQFTAMFRRKAFLHWYTGEGMDEMEFTEAESNMNDLVSEYQQYQDATADEDGEYEEDEEEEGVDHM, from the exons ATGAGAGAAATCCTTCACGTTCAAGGAGGACAATGTGGCAACCAAATTGGATCAAAGTTCTGGGAAGTAGTGTGTGATGAGCATGGGATAGATCCAACTGGACGATATGTTGGAACCTCAGATTTGCAATTGGAGCGTGTTAATGTGTACTACAATGAGGCATCTTGTGGGAGGTTTGTACCTCGTGCTGTTCTTATGGATCTGGAGCCCGGCACTATGGACAGTGTCCGCACCGGTCCATATGGCCAGATCTTCAGGCCTGATAACTTTGTTTTCGGTCAGTCTGGTGCTGGAAACAACTGGGCCAAAGGGCATTATACTGAGGGTGCTGAACTTATTGACTCCGTTCTTGATGTTGTGAGGAAGGAGGCTGAGAACTGCGATTGCCTTCAAG GTTTTCAAGTGTGCCACTCACTTGGTGGAGGAACAGGTTCTGGCATGGGTACCTTATTGATTTCAAAGATCAGGGAGGAGTACCCTGACAGAATGATGCTTACATTCTCTGTTTTCCCATCCCCAAAGGTTTCTGATACAGTGGTGGAGCCATATAATGCCACTCTTTCAGTGCATCAGCTTGTTGAGAATGCAGATGAGTGCATGGTTCTTGATAATGAAGCTTTGTACGATATCTGCTTCAGGACTCTTAAACTGACCACTCCCAGCT TTGGTGATTTGAATCACTTGATTTCTGCAACCATGAGTGGGGTGACTTGCTGTCTCCGATTCCCTGGCCAACTCAATTCTGATCTCAGGAAGCTTGCTGTCAACCTTATTCCCTTCCCCCGCTTACACTTTTTCATGGTTGGCTTTGCTCCTCTGACCTCTCGTGGTTCTCAGCAATATCGTGCTCTTACAGTTCCAGAACTGACCCAACAAATGTGGGATGCAAAGAACATGATGTGTGCTGCTGACCCGCGTCATGGACGCTACCTGACTGCATCAGCCATGTTCAGAGGCAAGATGAGCACCAAGGAAGTTGATGAGCAAATGATCAATGTCCAGAACAAGAACTCTTCCTACTTTGTCGAGTGGATCCCCAACAATGTGAAATCAAGTGTCTGTGACATCCCACCTAGAGGACTCACGATGGCATCAACCTTCATTGGCAACTCAACATCGATCCAGGAAATGTTCAGGAGAGTGAGCGAGCAGTTCACTGCCATGTTCAGGAGAAAGGCTTTCTTGCACTGGTATACTGGGGAAGGAATGGATGAAATGGAGTTCACAGAGGCCGAGAGCAACATGAATGACCTTGTTTCCGAATACCAGCAGTACCAGGATGCCACTGCAGATGAAGACGGTGAGTACGAGGAAGATGAGGAAGAGGAGGGCGTTGATCATATGTGA